The DNA region GCGTCCGGTGCAGGACCGGTTCGAGCCGTGGCATCGGGTAGGTCACCGGTTCCGCCCCGCTGCGGCGGCGCAGATAGGGATGGACCATGCCGCCCTGGATCGGGCCGGGGCGGACGATGGCGACCTCGATCACCAGATCGTAGAAGCAGGTCGGCTTCAGCCGGGGCAGCATGCTCATCTGCGCCCGGCTTTCGACCTGGAAGACGCCCAGGCTGTCGGCCCGCCCCAGCATTCCGTACACCGCCGGGTCGTTCTGGGGGATGGTGGCCAGCGTCCAGCGCGTTCCATGCAGCCGCTCGATCATGTCGAAGGTGCGATGGATGCAGGTCAGCATGCCCAGCGCCAGCACATCGACCTTCAGGATGCCGAGCGCGTCGATGTCGTCCTTGTCCCATTCGATGGTGGTGCGGTCCTCCATCGCCGCGTTGGCGACCGGGCACAGGTCGGACAGCGGGCCGCGGGTGATGACGAAGCCGCCGACATGCTGCGACAGATGGCGGGGAAAGCCGGTCAGTTCCTGCGCCAGCTCCAGCGTCCGCCGCAGGCGCGGGTCGTCGGGGTCGAGACCGAGCGAGCGGGCGCGCTCCTCGTCCACCCCCTGGCCGCTCCAGCCCCAGATCGAGCCGGTCAGCCGCGCCACCAGATCGGCTGACAGCCCCATCGCCTTGCCGACCTCGCGCAGGGCGCTGCGGGCGCGGTAGCGGATGACGGTGGCGGTCAGCCCGGCGCGGTCGCGGCCGTATTTGCGGTAGATGTACTGGATCACCTCCTCCCGCCGCTCATGCTCGAAATCGACATCGATGTCGGGCGGCTCGTCGCGGGCGGCGGAGATGAAGCGCTCGAACAGCAGATCGACCTCGGTCGGATCGACCGAGGTGATGCCCAGGCAGTAGCAGACGGCGGAGTTGGCGGCGCTGCCGCGCCCCTGGCACAGGATGTCCTGTTTCCTGGCGAAATTGACGATGTCGTGGACGGTCAGGAAATAGGGGGCGTAGCGGCGGTCGGCGATCAGGGCCAGCTCGCGCTCCACCGTCTGGCGCACCGGGTCGGGAATCCCCGCCGGATAGCGTTTGGCCGCCCCCTCCCAGGTCAGCGTCACCAGCGTCTCCTGCGGGTCGCGGCCTTCCGCCACCTCGTCGGGATATTCGTAGCGCAGTTCGTCCAGCGAGAAGCGGCAGGCGTCGGCGATCTCCGCCGTGCGGGCGACGGCCTCGGGATGGTCGCGGAACAGGCGCGCCATCTCGACGGCCGGCTTCAGGTGGCGCTCGGCATTGGCGCAGAGGCGCCATCCCGCCTCGTCGATGCTGGTGTGATGGCGGATGCAGGTCATCACGTCGGCCAGCGCCCGCCGCCCGGCGCCGTGATAGAGCACGTCGTTGGTCGCGACCAGCGGCACCCCCTCCGCCTCCGCCAGTCCGGCCAGCCAGCGCAGCCGCCGGGAATCGTCGCCCTGATAGCGGTGGCTGGCCGCCAGAAAGAGCTGTCCGCGGGCCAGCCCGCCGCGCCAGGCCCGCAATTCCCGCAGGAAGGACTCGTCGCGGCGGTCGGGCGACAGCAGCAGGAACAGCATGCCCTCGGCATGGGCCAGCACGTCGGCGCGGGCGATGAAACACTCCCCTTTCGGCGCCCGCCGCTTGCCCAGCGTCAGCAGGCGCGACAGCCGGGCATAGGCGGCGCGGTCGGTCGGGTAGGCCAGCAGGCCGCCGGCGTCGGTCAGGTCGAGCCGGCAGCCGATCAGCGGACGGATGCCCAGCTTCCTCGCCGCCACATGCATCTGGACCACGCCGGCCAGCGAATTGCGGTCCGTCACCCCCACCGCCGCCAGCCCCAGCGCGGCGGCGGTCAGCGCCAGCTCGTCAGGCTGCGAGGCCCCCTCCAGAAAGCTGAAGCTGGTGGCGACCTGCAATTCGGCGTAACGGATCATGGCAAGGCTCCCCGGCGCGCAGGAATGGCTGCGGCGGGGATGATAGTCCGGAAATGGGACTTATGTCATCATTGTGGCGGGGGAGGGGTACCCGGTGCCATGCCTATCCCAGATAGGACTCCGCGCCCATCACCGTGAAGCCCTTGTTCTCGGGGAAGCGGGAATGGAGCTTTTCGCGGGCCTTCTTCTCGTCCAGCGCCCAGACCAGGAAACGCCGGCCACGCTTCCAGCTGTGCAGGGCGGTGGTGGTGAGGCCGGAATTGACCCGGGAGCCATATTCGATGTTCACCACCCGCAGCAGCCAGCCCTGGTCCTTCTGGGTGCGGCGGTCGTCCAGCACATAGATGCGGCGGTCGGACGCCCCGGCGGCCTTCAGGCGCTGTTCGAGATCCTCGCAGCCCAATTCGGCCATCGCCTTGCGGCGGCGGGCGTCGCGCAGGTCGCGGGCCTGGCGGAGCGTGACGCGGGCGACCTTCCTGATGCGCTCCACCTGCGCCTGTTTGCGGGACACGGCGGTGGCGATCCGCTCCTCCGACGTCTTCAGGCGGCGCAAGGCCAGAAGCAGCGACACCGCCAGCGAGGCGAAGCCGACCAGACCGGCGAAGATGTAGGGCATGCTGTCCATGGCGGATCCGTTTCCGGGGCGTGTCCGTTGCCGGGAGGAGGGCGTCAGCTGGCCTTGGCGACCGGCGTATCGGCGGACAGGAATTCCTGCATCCGCGTCACCGCATAGCCGAAGGCGGGCGGGTAGCGCCGTTCGATCTCCGTCCGGGCCTCCGCCATCGAGCGCGCCCAGACCTCGATCATCTGCGGTTGGGCCCAGCTCGGGTCGACCAGCGTGTTCTGGCTCTGCGGGCTGTTGCCGGAGCCGACATATTTGTTCACCACCATGGCGACATAGCAGGGGCAGCCCTGGACCTCCTCGCCGATCAGGCGGACCAGCCGTTCGCCGGACTGGCGCGCATCCTCGACCTGACGCTCCATCACCTTGCGGCGGCGCAGCACGTCCTCGACCGCGCCGTCCAGCTCCTTCAGCTCGCGGACGCGATCGGCGCGGCGGGCCTCGAACTTGGTTTCCATCTTGGCGCGGCGGGCGATGATGTCGCGCACCCCCTCCGACCCGTGGCGGCGTTCGATCGCCCGCTCACCGAACAGGATGACGAGCTTGCCGATGCCGAAGCCCAGGCCCGACAGTCCAAAGGCGGTGATCAGCGCGTTGGTGTAGTCCTGCCACATGTGCGACCCCCCGATCGGAGCATCCATCCGGATGCCTGCTTGGATTGATGCTCCCCAGGGATAGGAGTACCCCTTGGCTCGCCCCCGTTCAATCTTGGCGCTGTAACGATATTTCACAT from Azospirillum sp. B510 includes:
- a CDS encoding error-prone DNA polymerase, yielding MIRYAELQVATSFSFLEGASQPDELALTAAALGLAAVGVTDRNSLAGVVQMHVAARKLGIRPLIGCRLDLTDAGGLLAYPTDRAAYARLSRLLTLGKRRAPKGECFIARADVLAHAEGMLFLLLSPDRRDESFLRELRAWRGGLARGQLFLAASHRYQGDDSRRLRWLAGLAEAEGVPLVATNDVLYHGAGRRALADVMTCIRHHTSIDEAGWRLCANAERHLKPAVEMARLFRDHPEAVARTAEIADACRFSLDELRYEYPDEVAEGRDPQETLVTLTWEGAAKRYPAGIPDPVRQTVERELALIADRRYAPYFLTVHDIVNFARKQDILCQGRGSAANSAVCYCLGITSVDPTEVDLLFERFISAARDEPPDIDVDFEHERREEVIQYIYRKYGRDRAGLTATVIRYRARSALREVGKAMGLSADLVARLTGSIWGWSGQGVDEERARSLGLDPDDPRLRRTLELAQELTGFPRHLSQHVGGFVITRGPLSDLCPVANAAMEDRTTIEWDKDDIDALGILKVDVLALGMLTCIHRTFDMIERLHGTRWTLATIPQNDPAVYGMLGRADSLGVFQVESRAQMSMLPRLKPTCFYDLVIEVAIVRPGPIQGGMVHPYLRRRSGAEPVTYPMPRLEPVLHRTLGVPLFQEQAMKVAMVGAGFSGEEADQLRRAMAAFRKTGQVRRFHDKFIAGMTANGCDAAFAERCFQQIEGFGEYGFPESHAASFALLVYVSAWIKRHHPAIFAAALLNSQPMGFYAPAQIVRDAREHGVTVLPPDVNLSGWDCAVEAGETGLTLRLGLRLIRGVTEDHADAIVLSRAGGYRDPYDLWRRARLPVATLEKLARADAFRSVGLDRRAALWAVRALGDAPLPLFARLDGPMAGEPDAPLPAMALGEHVVMDYGSLSLSLKAHPLALLRDGLPGVTPAERLARTRDGRRLTTAGLVLVRQRPGSAAGVVFLTLEDETGIANLVVMPDLFETFRRPIMTARLMAATGRVQSHEGVVHLRVESLVDLTHRLAELTGEDRPAPPREAAGSFSKGRNFH